Genomic segment of Triticum aestivum cultivar Chinese Spring chromosome 6A, IWGSC CS RefSeq v2.1, whole genome shotgun sequence:
TTATAAAGATTTGTACAAGAATTTTACGGACTTCATTAATATCCTGAACTTAAGCTTATTGGCTGAATTGAATGGTATGGACACTGCTGCCGCCCAGAATCCTAATGCTGAGTGCAGTTCGTCAATAAACAGGTATGTCTATGCTGGGTTTTAAACTTGTGGCACGTCACATCTCCATCTCTAACACTAAAATCAGACAAAGTTTCTGTGTATCTCATCGCAAACAAAAATCTAGTATATTGCCCTATGGAATTACTTCATGTTGCATTTTTACTTGCTATCAATGAATTAATATCATTATATTGGGAATTTGGGCTTTTCTGGTTATATTCTGATGATTTTCCTCCTTCGCATAAAATTTAACTTCCAAAGCTTTTCCTGTTGTAGCCGACTCCATTTGCTACTAATTCTCTTAACACGTGGCACTTCTCCTTGCAGTTATGGAAATGTTATGTGGGGAAAGCCGACTACAAGGACTACTGAACAAACCAGGTATGATACAACCATTTGTATTTTCCCTTCTTCTTTTGTGTGGCACTCCTTTATTCACCTTTTTTGTACTTTGTTGTCACTTGCTCCAGTTCTGAATATGTTCTGTGGGAAAACCCGAGCGCAAGGACTGCCGGGTATGAATACAAGCTTTTGTATATTTCCCTTCTTTTGTGTGGCACACCGTTATTCACCATTTTGTACTTTGATGTTATTTTTATTTGGTCCTGTCCAATATGATTAGAACTCGCTAAGGCTTAGGGCAACTCCAACTCGGATCACCAAAACAAACAACTCCAAATGTCCGGGACACCAGATGTTGCATtgattttctgatttttttaatacATATCAAAAGGCCATAACTAAAACATCTAAAACACCCTAAAAAAAATTACTACTCATCAGAGTCTGCCTGGTCATCGTCGCCGGTGGAGGTGGGGTCGACGATCCCCATGCCGGACGGACTGGCCTTGTCGTTGTTGTGTGCTGAGGCGGAGCTACCAACGTTCGCCTTGCTTCCATAATCAGCATGCTGGTCCGGCCTGTTGTTAGTCATCACCTCTAGCACGTCAATGAGGCAGTTGTGCTCCATCTCATTGTAGAGGAGCTGCCAGCGCTCGCGGCAGATGATGCGGCACTATGCATGGAATCGATCATTGCTCCTACTCGTCGACAGTACTCGAGTCTGCCGCGACCATGGCCATGCCGACATCTTTGGACGTCCGCTCCGTCGAGAGTTGGTCCTCCACTAGCCGGTGCTCCTCGAGGTGTAAGGTTGTACTTGCTGCTCCTCCTGAAGAAGATGAAACACAGAGGCCGGCAGCTCCTCTAGTGGTGCAGcgcttcctcctccttcgcctccgcCAGCACCCGGTCGTAGTGCTGACTCGGTTATACAATGCGGAACCTGGACACCAGCTCTCCTCCTATGACGCAGGCTCTTGCTCCACACTGACGCTAATTCCATGATGATCTCTGACATGGCCATGGGTGGCCCTCCTTGTTAGGATTAATCTTGACATGTGTTGTACACGTCTAAGTGTGCCGTGATGGGTGTGTTGCATGTCACGTTAGTACTAGAGATGCATGGTAGTTAAGATAAGTATTAGTCAAGAGAATAGGCTGAGTTAGTTTGCATGCATGAGTTGGTAGCTGGACCCGGCCGGGTTGTATGCGGCCGTTGAGGAATAGTGGGCAGCGCTGCATGGTGTTAGTGGCCGGGAATGGCGCCTGGTTAGTGCGTGAGTGCATGACATAGGTGGCTGGGTCCTTTGTATATAAGTGTTGTATTGGAGCAATGCAAAGAGGGGGGCCGTGAGGGCTGGATACACAATGTAGCCACGGTGGGCATCAAGGAAGTTTCTCTTGGCAAAGCCATTTTGGTCTTCTTCCTTGGTGCATgattgtgtgcgtgcgtgtgtagaGTTCATCACTATGTGTGAgagttgtgaggaagaagaagaagggcgctGCGGCGGGAGGTGGCGGTGCCAACACTCCTCCATCTCCTTGGAACGCACCGGAGAGCTCTATGGTTGGCCCGCATAAATGCAAGCATGAATTCAGGCCTCCGCATCACAGACCTCCAACGTGATTTGCGCGAGGCACGCGGGCGTGAAGTTCATGTACCACATGGCAAAGGAACGGGCCATGACCACAGCGGATGGAGGCTTGGATGGTGGGAGAAGGGTGCAGAGAGGTCTAGTTTTGGGGCCATGGCTAGCCATCGTAAATAGTCGGGGCGGGCGGAGCGGCCGGTTGAATGTGGAGCGCCCGATTAGGATTCTCATTCGCCACACTGTTGTGAATGTCGGAAGGTGAATGGCTGGTCAGCCAGCATGAATGTTGGTACATAGCCGTCCCGTTTAGTTATGTCCCCTCTGACTGTCATGAATGCGATGCGGAGAGTGATCAGACGCAGCGGGAGACGGGGTTTTAGGTGGGTCTAGGGTGTCTGGTTCCGATTTGGTTCCGGTTGTTGTGGGATTTTGGACGTTTGGGCCGGGCTGGACAAATTTTGTGACCACCGTTCGATGGCAAAAAATGTCTGGACTGTTCGTTCCTCAGATTTATTGGGGATTTTGGAGTTtctcttagggcatgtacaatgattaataagatagtcttatcttaaattTTGTatataatttagagatgacaaagaaaaatgtctacaatgggtcatttcttagctttatcttcaataactagcaattcctaaaaatgtggtgagacatattgtgctaagagatcatctcttgtcttatcttaaataagagaagacaagccttctcttatgagttctctctccttcacctcatcatttatcctacgtggcatccctaagatagcaccattgtacatgcccttatccACTAGTGAGTATTTTCTAGTTTTCTCTGACTTCATTCTTGCATACACTGCTTCAATCACAAGCTGAGTACCTTCGGTCCTGATAGCAACTAGCCTTCTTCAGTTTTCATGAGCATGTGTGTCCTTACATATTCTATTGCCATCTAATTTTAGTGCAACTCCGATATTTTGGTACTACAACTTATTGACATTGTTACTTTTTACTGTTGATCAATGCAAATTCTcttgatgtatgttggaagtaaACAAAAAGAATATCAATGGAGTCACTGCGATGTTACTTTCAATATAACATATGTTACTGATAGCATTTACAAATATATATTGTGTCTTTACACTACTCATTTTATGAATCACGCTGAAGATAATATTATGGAAGGTAATGTCTATGGAATATACAACTGCAGTTCAAAGAAAGTTTCCATAAAATAATATATTCTCCCAAAAATTTGGTACAGATGACAATGAACTCATGTCCATATGCACCCGTTCCTGAGTTTATAGATTCAGACATtttcaaaattctcaaaaaaaGTTATGGCAttagaactctctctctctctctctctctctctctctctctctctctctccttcgaAATTTGGTACATGTGCCTGTATTAAAACTTCATAGTACTATGAATTTCCTGATAATTTTCTTTACAAGTAGTGCACAACCTAGTGAAGGGGTTCATGTCAACTTAATTATGTTTGGTTTTACCAAAATTTGCACTCTCTATCACTGTTGTAGGATAAACAGGCTACCAGTAGTGAATTGGTTATAGGATATTGATAACGGGGCTAATATTTCCAGTTATGTATTGTGTTACAGCCTGATTTATCCTCCAGTGGTTCTGTTTGGTCGTGATGACACCTTCCCTGCTCCTGGTGCAGGCTTCTACCCTGATAGGTCTCTCTCCTACCATAATATATACATGTAAAAACATCAACACATCAGTTCTTTCAAACATAACTAACAAATGGGTCTTATTGTTTGCAGTGGTGAGACAGGTGGTAGTATGCACGTTGGTAATATGTTGTCAACTGAATATCTCTGGAATCTCTTCACATTTGTTCCGCTGCACTGTCTAACTTACAATCTATTTGATTACTACAGGCCCAAATGATCCATGCTTCTTTCCTTCAACTCCTTCTACTCCTTTTGGTGACCCGGGGTATGTTCAGTT
This window contains:
- the LOC123129366 gene encoding probable proteasome inhibitor — protein: MAMPTSLDVRSVESWSSTSRCSSRCKVVLAAPPEEDETQRPAAPLVVQRFLLLRLRQHPVVVLTRLIYPPVVLFGRDDTFPAPGAGFYPDSGETGGSMHVGPNDPCFFPSTPSTPFGDPGSVPPGGRYDPIGPPDVPGFEPSRFVRRSRHSGGSTHPDLEFFQQDPDFF